A portion of the Gasterosteus aculeatus chromosome 12, fGasAcu3.hap1.1, whole genome shotgun sequence genome contains these proteins:
- the ankrd11 gene encoding ankyrin repeat domain-containing protein 11 isoform X2 has protein sequence MPKGGGSKTPQLDHFPLNTDMVEKQGGKKDKVLSNKTPKLDRSDGVKEMKEKAPKRKLPFTAGANGDQKYSDSEKPGPERKRIKKEPTNTRKAGLPFGMGMPGIRAGYPLSERQQVALLMQMTAEESVNSPDTTPKHQSQSSMGQKGTPNSASKTKDKVNKRNERGETRLHRAAIRGEVRRIKELISEGADVNVKDFAGWTALHEACNRGYYDVAKQLLAAGAEVNTKGLDDDTPLHDASNNGHFKVVKLLLRYGGDPRQSNRRGETALKVANSPTMLNLLLGKGTYTSSEESSSESSEEEDAPSFAPSSSVDGNNTDSEFEKLKLKGKTMDPPKSAVTPVKDEYEFDEDDEEERVPPVDDKHLLKKDFRKEPVPKTNSLVAIPKMEVKTYSKSNSLTPKKTVRRIISDSNSSDEDDRTCFTPVPTPRQQAQQTNTKTRDSGSMSSKQQKDKNKVKKKRKKESKNNVSKEVRFGKVNDKFCTSDSDCGDLESEDDKGSNSIKDSSATSLKDSPGFNASSSSSHGNSNSQKQVPSLAEQHPKQWRTDGWKTVSSPTWSDVSSLSDSVRTRLSSESDYSSANSSVESVKQVKRKAQENKKKNNNVHSGTVEKKNSDLHKNSNADSAISKTDVDGKVLKKHKVKHKHKNKEKDKAPSLVLNQDMNEKFVKSYSFDFDDSRQKSLIVEGESPAESKVKLSKHEKDHSKKEDRLSKSKSEDKDWSSGKDPHRTAKEEKNKKTKDSTKDKTTKEEREKPLKSDKERNVKEKPKEDKQRAHKEEKKKKSKDKSSSKADRKSEQKEEKHLKVDKEKNTKEEKDKCKKDKAPKEEAEYEGFDVNNRFLNLDDTKLSASDDHHDRWGSEMSSDSSLYDDSWDAPVKEYKEYKANNAVKLIVETVKEETRRKENKVKDKKSDHIEKRSEKEAPSKKKEKDSTEKTNDKKKDWSEKQKLNSSHSVEKEKKRKESMDTVKDKKDKDSLENSRDRKDSYDFIKERKDVKIKQETLRDEYGNDTFFKDIDAVAKSCDIRERNHSGKEKEKKGEGIEKREKIKGDKHKEKTKDRGADQEKDKSEKSSAEKTVKEKDADRATKDKKEGVKDKHKECHGKDKDRKMSSEQTKEKKEKASQDKHAEREKDFLEVKKEERKPEKIREKTWYKIADIFTDESDDDEDSYNGNVALVPETIRKDVSPDHDEPDHFPSEKIRKSSAEAKYNTEKVKDKEHKEKKKEKATFDTGKERKGSLEKHNKDKKDSVDAKHKERKDRTSVESNQEKKNKQKLLDKRDTSEEKTKSKYKDKLEHSKERKPSKGSGENEKSLLEKLEEEAMNDYKDDSNDKNSEISSDSFTDRGHEPVLTTYYDSLNLTDVSEDRRDSLSISTPQDKFREKERHRHSSSSSSKKSHDKEKEKVKKDKGDKRDKTEEIRESYSRRESLPFEKEAMPLEADPYTFPYGSKGDGEDDFDKTLEFEKEMSKKDKDKAAVVISDRTKDKKKKEKHKEKIKEDKNKYIDGFASFKHSKEDVKSGLKDSPQVTVLKERSKEDSPKFDVKKDKSRDTLDKDNRVDHSKSKAKEDNEKLPQSKDSVRKDNRPREKLLVDGDYQMTSFGQMLSLKDQEIEERHKKHKERMKQMEKLRPKSGDPKLKTKSTEEVRKSRSELSSKKSNSLESGLKEKKLKDVGLPAQMMSPSRKFQPADSQNSKDWLASHQMKENLPASPRPDQNRPTGVPTPTSVISCPSFEEVMQTPRTPSCSAEDYPDIMLDGLDCQNSSAMTMSMNACSPSYFERYSNSQSFQEGTCPTPAKNLQLPLVSRSASSDVRRPLEDEFKAEADKFLRQQSDPAGEFDPSSPSQTLEDKLATVDGLECLPSYFSPLRLLSPRRETGLPAPDVPAPTLAVIEGNEHFPDSVYHNFLPKPSTPVHRPDPQEPCFDIAAPPTPAPAALPPLDIDDISEPHHSEPNRILSDLPSLTEEQEQEDEEEEEEEEEEEEEEDEEEEEEEEEEEEEEEAEEEEEDFEDDVDLDERADGDLCTVEEPEPTRDRYCFSPPVEEPLRKSWPAESPDRPEPEIQELTPTHSVPNQGANCFDQSIGWDPDMDLKSPHRTYGEIEAAVSKITSPYHSDSEMQHLSGHPSVTAPYAAWNRWHKEDPDDFDEQKEAVADIPSPERPDAAIEEEPNFLHTSSSSNRLESFFHDCNRPSIEESPQMDSESTCEEPDSRQATHSFGATTDSHTAPAVAPEPVVPWADPFSDEADELDDLGPFSLPELPLPDKSEEAEPRDPEPVERIKTVLTHIGPSIKDRGDPAIMEVDLPSLAKTPSPAAQQGLGELTGQDLVVLSPRDNFQPAMDLEPINVSRSLIQQQGGMLERKGPYGEPDELEPSVLFSSVKPDPSKQHAIEIHSLGESLPLPTESAVKSEVKPKEMSEPVTESVTCSPVPQLPVAGALELPDTQETPSKVTPVAPAAVSTTVDVPKKVEEIPQRITRNRAKNNPSAVAIPSTSSIITSSSTATPVTTSPTVTLNPIPTRTPTPTSAASFPAPKSESVITVTSAASNLTPAVPVSTSVTTSAPLVMSKTTKGRPAPLEEEESQTQHPRKRRFPRSAGQQVQVQLVNTAMQQTREMIQQTLAVIVNAIKLDDIEPYHSDRSNPYFEYLQIRKKIEEKRKILCFITPQAPQCYAEYVTYTGSYLLDGKPLSKLHIPVIAPPPSLSEPLKELFRQQEAVRGKLRLQHSIEREKLIVSCEQEVLRVHCRAARTIANQAVPFSACTMLLDSEVYNMPSESQGDENKSVRDRFNARQFISWIQDVDDKYDRMKTCLLMRQQHEAAALNAVQRMEWQLKVQELDPAGHKSLCVNEVPSFYVPMVDVNDDFVLLPA, from the exons AGAAACCAGGTCCAGAGCGGAAGCGCATCAAAAAGGAGCCCACCAACACCCGGAAGGCGGGTTTGCCGTTTGGAATGGGGATGCCAGGAATCCGGGCCGGTTACCCCCTCTCTGAGCGGCAGCAGGTGGCCTTGCTCATGCAAATGACAGCTGAGGAGTCCGTCAACAGTCCAG ACACAACACCAAAGCATCAGTCACAGTCCAGTATGGGTCAGAAGGGAACGccaaactctgcatctaaaaccaAAGACAAAGTGAATAAACGgaatgagagaggagagactcGGCTGCACAGAGCAGCAATCCGTGGAGAGGTACGCCGCATCAAGGAGCTCATCAGCGAGGGAGCTGATGTGAATGTAAAAGACTTTGCAG GCTGGACTGCATTGCATGAGGCGTGCAACAGGGGCTATTATGACGTGGCCAAGCAGCTGCTGGCAGCCGGAGCCGAGGTCAACACCAAGGGTCTGGATGATGATACCCCGCTACACGATGCATCCAACAATGGACATTTCAAG GTGGTTAAGCTACTTTTACGGTATGGAGGAGACCCACGTCAAAGCAACAGGAGAGGTGAGACTGCATTGAAGGTTGCCAACTCTCCAACTATGCTGAATCTTTTGCTGGGCAAAGGCACTTACACCTCAAGTGAAGAAAGTTCATCAG AATCTTCAGAGGAAGAAGATGCCCCCTCATTTGCCCCTTCCAGTTCTGTCGATGGCAATAACACAGACTCTGAGTTTGAGAAGTTGAAGTTGAAAGGGAAAACCATGGACCCTCCTAAATCTGCTGTCACGCCTGTAAAAGACGAATATGAATTcgatgaggacgatgaggaggaacGTGTTCCTCCTGTGGACGATAAACACCTCTTGAAAAAAGACTTCCGTAAGGAACCGGTCCCCAAGACCAACAGCCTCGTCGCAATACCCAAGATGGAGGTCAAAACCTATTCCAAAAGCAACTCGCTCACACCAAAGAAAACTGTCAGGCGGATCATCTCGGACAGCAACAGTTCAGACGAGGACGACAGGACGTGTTTCACGCCGGTGCCTACGCCAAGGCAACAAGCCCAGCAAACAAATACTAAGACTAGAGACTCTGGCAGCATGAGCTCTAAACAACAGAAAGACAAGAATAAAGTCAAAAAGAAACGGAAGAAGGAGAGTAAAAACAACGTTAGTAAAGAAGTGAGGTTCGGAAAAGTCAATGACAAGTTCTGTACATCGGACTCTGACTGTGGCGATTTGGAGAGCGAGGATGACAAGGGCTCAAACAGTATAAAGGACTCATCGGCCACCAGTCTAAAAGACTCCCCCGGCTTTAAcgcatcctcctcatcctcccatGGAAACTCCAACTCTCAGAAACAAGTACCATCGTTAGCAGAACAGCATCCAAAGCAGTGGCGGACAGATGGCTGGAAGACCGTGTCGTCTCCGACGTGGTCAGACGTCAGTTCCCTCTCCGATTCAGTCCGGACGCGACTGTCCAGTGAGTCCGACTACTCCTCGGCCAATTCCAGCGTGGAGTCAGTAAAACAAGTGAAGAGGAAAGCACAggagaacaaaaagaagaacaacaacGTGCACAGTGGCACAGTAGAGAAGAAGAATTCCGACCTCCACAAAAACTCCAATGCAGATAGTGCGATCTCCAAGACCGACGTGGATGGCAAAGTGCTGAAAAAGCACAAAGTCAAGCATAagcacaaaaataaagaaaaggacaAGGCTCCTAGTCTTGTTCTCAATCAAGACATGAATGAGAAATTTGTCAAGAGCTACTCTTTTGATTTTGATGATTCAAGACAGAAGTCCCTAATCGTCGAGGGAGAATCGCCGGCTGAGAGCAAGGTCAAGTTATCCAAACACGAAAAAGACCATTCAAAAAAAGAGGATAGGCTTTCGAAAAGCAAGTCAGAGGATAAGGATTGGTCATCTGGAAAAGACCCGCACAGAACagcaaaagaggagaaaaataagAAGACAAAGGACTCCACCAAGGACAAGACGAccaaggaggagagggagaagcctTTAAAATCTGACAAGGAGAGAAACGTCAAGGAGAAGCCCAAGGAGGATAAACAAAGGGCtcacaaagaggagaaaaagaaaaagtccaagGACAAGTCCTCCTCCAAGGCAGACCGGAAAagtgagcagaaggaggagaaacatCTGAAGGTGGACAAGGAGAAAAACACCAAGGAAGAGAAggacaaatgtaaaaaagacaaagcacCGAAGGAAGAGGCCGAGTACGAAGGCTTCGACGTCAATAACCGCTTCCTCAACTTGGACGACACAAAGCTCAGTGCCTCAGATGACCACCATGACCGATGGGGCTCGGAGATGTCCTCTGACTCCTCCCTTTATGACGACAGCTGGGACGCTCCTGTCAAGGAGTACAAGGAATACAAAGCCAACAACGCCGTTAAACTGATTGTGGAGACCGTTAAGGAAGAGACccggaggaaagaaaacaaagtcaaGGACAAGAAATCAGATCACATCGAGAAAAGATCGGAGAAAGAAGCCCcttcaaagaaaaaggaaaaagactcCACTGAAAAGACAAATGATAAGAAAAAGGACTGGtcagaaaagcagaaattaaaCTCCAGCCACTCAgttgaaaaagagaagaaaaggaaggagtCCATGGACACagtcaaagacaaaaaagacaaGGACTCTTTAGAGAACAGTCGAGACCGCAAGGACTCGTACGACTTCATCAAGGAAAGAAAAGACGTAAAAATCAAGCAGGAAACTTTAAGAGACGAATATGGCAATGATACCTTCTTCAAAGACATTGATGCTGTTGCTAAATCGTGTGATATCAGAGAAAGAAATCACTCtggaaaggagaaggaaaagaagggCGAGGGAATTGAAAAGCGAGAAAAGATCAAAggtgacaaacacaaagagaaaacaaaagacagaggAGCTGATCAGGAGAAGGATAAGAGCGAGAAAAGCTCCGCAGAGAAGACTGTCAAGGAAAAGGACGCGGACAGGGCcaccaaagacaagaaggaGGGagtcaaagacaaacacaaagagtgtcatggcaaagacAAAGATCGAAAGATGTCTTCAGAGCAGaccaaggaaaaaaaagaaaaggcctctCAAGACAAACATGCTGAGAGGGAGAAGGATTTCCTGGAGGTaaagaaggaggaaagaaaacctGAGAAAATCCGTGAGAAAACGTGGTACAAGATCGCAGACATCTTTACTGATGAAAGTGATGACGACGAGGACAGCTACAACGGCAACGTTGCACTCGTGCCCGAGACCATCAGAAAAGACGTATCACCTGATCACGATGAGCCGGATCATTTCCCGTCAGAAAAAATAAGGAAATCTTCTGCAGAGGCCAAATACAACACAGAAAAGGTAAAGGACaaagaacacaaagaaaagaagaaagaaaaggccacATTTGACACGGGCAAAGAGAGAAAGGGCTCTCTggagaaacacaacaaagacaagAAAGATTCTGTGGATGCAAAACacaaggaaagaaaagacagaacaTCAGTGGAATCAAACcaggagaagaagaataagCAGAAGCTGTTGGACAAAAGGGACACCAGTGAGGAAAAGACCAAGAGCAAATATAAAGACAAGCTCGAGCATTCTAAGGAGAGGAAACCCTCGAAAGGCAGTGGTGAGAATGAAAAGTCCCTCTTAGAGAAATTGGAGGAAGAAGCCATGAATGACTACAAGGATGACTCCAACGACAAGAACAGCGAAATCTCCTCCGATAGTTTCACCGACCGAGGTCACGAGCCGGTCCTGACTACTTACTACGACTCCCTCAACCTGACTGATGTGAGCGAGGACAGGAGAGACTCCCTGTCCATATCCACGCCCCAAGACAagttcagagagaaagagaggcaccGGCAttcctcttcgtcctcgtcCAAGAAAAGCCACgacaaggagaaagaaaaggtcaaGAAGGACAAAGGAGACAAGCGGGACAAGACGGAGGAGATCAGAGAGTCCTACAGCCGCAGAGAGAGTCTGCCCTTTGAGAAGGAGGCCATGCCTCTTGAGGCGGACCCTTACACGTTCCCGTACGGAAGTAAGGGGGACGGCGAAGACGACTTTGATAAAACATTggagtttgaaaaagaaatgtccaaaaaggacaaagacaaagcagcTGTAGTCATCAGTGACCGGAcgaaggacaaaaagaaaaaggaaaagcataAGGAAAAAATAAAGGAGGACAAGAACAAGTACATAGATGGCTTTGCATCATTTAAACACTCCAAAGAGGATGTGAAGTCCGGCTTGAAAGACAGCCCACAGGTCACGGTTCTGAAAGAACGGTCAAAAGAAGACAGTCCTAAATTTGATgtgaaaaaggacaaaagtcGGGATACGTTGGACAAAGACAACAGAGTGGACCACAGTAAATCTAAAGCCAAGGAGGACAATGAAAAGCTCCCTCAGTCCAAGGACTCCGTGAGGAAGGATAATCGTCCACGTGAAAAGCTGCTGGTGGACGGTGACTATCAGATGACCAGCTTTGGTCAGATGCTGAGTCTAAAAGACCAGGAGATTGAAGAGCGCCACAAGAAACATAAAGAGAGGATGAAGCAAATGGAGAAGCTGAGGCCCAAGTCAGGGGACCCTAAACTCAAGACCAAGTCCACGGAGGAAGTACGGAAAAGCCGCAGTGAGCTATCGTCAAAGAAGTCCAATAGTCTGGAGTCGGGTCTTaaagagaagaagctgaaggatGTGGGTCTCCCAGCCCAGATGATGTCGCCAAGCAGGAAGTTCCAGCCTGCCGACAGTCAAAACTCAAAGGACTGGCTGGCTAGCCATCAAATGAAGGAGAACCTTCCTGCTTCTCCCAGGCCCGATCAGAACAGGCCAACCGGTGTCCCCACGCCAACATCTGTCATCTCCTGCCCCAGTTTTGAGGAAGTGATGCAGACTCCACGTACCCCGTCCTGTAGTGCAGAGGATTACCCCGACATCATGTTGGACGGGCTGGACTGCCAGAACTCGTCGGCTATGACCATGTCAATGAACGCCTGCTCGCCGTCGTACTTTGAGAG GTACTCTAACTCCCAGAGTTTCCAGGAGGGTACATGTCCCACTCCCGCAAAGAACCTCCAGCTGCCACTTGTCAGTCGATCCGCGTCTTCCGACGTCCGCAGGCCTCTAGAGGATGAGTTCAAGGCCGAGGCTGACAAGTTCCTTCGACAGCAGAGTGATCCTGCTGGTGAATTTGATCCGTCATCACCCTCCCAAACGTTAGAGGACAAATTAGCCACTGTGGATGGACTGGAGTGCCTGCCATCTTACTTCTCCCCGCTCAGGCTGCTGTCCCCTCGGCGGGAGACAGGCCTTCCTGCGCCAGATGTGCCAGCACCAACCCTTGCTGTCATTGAGGGAAATGAACACTTTCCTGACAGTGTGTACCACAATTTCTTGCCCAAACCTTCTACTCCGGTTCACAGGCCAGACCCCCAGGAGCCTTGCTTTGACATCGCTGCCCCACCCACCCCAGCTCCTGCTGCTTTGCCGCCTCTGGACATCGATGACATCTCCGAGCCTCACCACAGTGAACCTAACCGGATCCTGTCAGATCTTCCCTCTCTCACTGAAGAacaggagcaggaagatgaggaggaggaggaagaagaagaggaggaggaggaagaagaagatgaggaggaggaagaagaggaagaggaggaggaggaggaagaagaggcagaagaagaagaggaggactttGAGGATGACGTTGATCTGGATGAGAGGGCTGATGGAGACCTCTGTACAGTGGAGGAACCGGAGCCAACAAGGGACCGATATTGCTTCTCCCCTCCAGTTGAGGAGCCTCTAAGGAAGAGCTGGCCTGCAGAATCTCCAGATCGACCGGAACCAGAGATCCAAGAGCTCACTCCAACACACTCTGTGCCCAACCAGGGAGCTAACTGTTTTGATCAGAGCATAGGTTGGGACCCTGACATGGATCTCAAATCTCCCCACAGGACGTATGGAGAAATAGAGGCTGCAGTCTCCAAAATAACCAGTCCTTACCATTCAGACAGTGAGATGCAGCACTTGTCTGGTCACCCCTCTGTCACAGCCCCTTATGCTGCCTGGAATAGGTGGCATAAAGAGGACCCAGACGACTTTGACGAACAGAAGGAGGCGGTGGCGGACATCCCGTCTCCAGAGAGGCCTGACGCAGCAATTGAGGAGGAACCCAACTTTTTACACACCTCATCATCCTCCAATAGACTGGAGTCATTCTTCCACGACTGCAACAGGCCCAGCATAGAAGAAAGTCCTCAGATGGACTCCGAATCGACGTGTGAAGAGCCAGACAGCAGGCAGGCCACGCACAGCTTCGGTGCTACCACTGACAGCCACACGGCTCCAGCTGTGGCCCCCGAGCCCGTGGTGCCCTGGGCCGACCCATTCTCCGATGAGGCGGATGAACTGGATGACCTGGGGCCGTTCTCTTTGCCTGAACTGCCACTGCCGGACAAGTCCGAGGAGGCTGAGCCTCGAGACCCAGAACCAGTTGAACGCATCAAGACTGTGCTCACCCACATTGGACCTAGCATTAAAGACAGAGGTGACCCGGCCATAATGGAGGTGGACCTGCCGAGCCTGGCTAAGACGCCAAGCCCCGCTGCTCAGCAGGGTTTAGGTGAACTCACCGGACAAGACTTGGTCGTACTGTCACCGCGGGACAACTTCCAGCCAGCGATGGACCTCGAGCCAATTAACGTCTCTCGCTCTCTAATACAACAACAGGGCGGCATGTTGGAAAGAAAAGGACCTTATGGGGAACCTGATGAGTTGGAACCCAGCGTATTGTTTTCATCTGTCAAGCCAGATCCCAGTAAGCAACATGCCATTGAGATCCACTCCCTTGGCGAGTCTTTGCCGCTACCAACGGAGTCAGCTGTCAAATCGGAGGTGAAACCAAAGGAGATGTCTGAGCCCGTGACAGAGTCCGTCACATGCAGTCCTGTTCCTCAGCTCCCAGTGGCGGGCGCACTGGAGCTACCGGACACTCAGGAGACCCCGTCCAAGGTAACGCCAGTAGCCCCGGCCGCTGTCTCTACCACGGTAGACGTCCCCAAGAAGGTAGAAGAAATCCCTCAACGGATCACTCGCAACCGCGCCAAGAACAATCCCTCTGCGGTAGCCATCCCGTCTACCTCCAGCATAattacctcctcctccactgccacCCCTGTGACGACCAGTCCGACAGTGACACTCAACCCAATTCCCACGAGAACGCCGACCCCCACCTCGGCGGCTTCCTTCCCAGCCCCGAAGAGCGAATCTGTGATTACGGTGACCTCGGCTGCATCTAACCTCACCCCAGCGGTGCCGGTCTCTACTTCCGTGACAACTTCTGCCCCACTGGTTATGAGCAAGACGACGAAAGGTCGCCCGGCCCccctggaagaggaggagtctcAGACCCAGCACCCGCGGAAGAGGAGATTCCCACGCTCTGCTGGGcagcaggtccaggtccagctgGTAAACACAGCCATGCAGCAGACTAGGGAGATGATCCAACAGACTTTGGCTGTAATCGTCAACGCCATCAAGCTGGACGACATAGAGCCCTACCACAGTGACCGATCCAACCCGTACTTTGAGTACCTGCAGATCAGGAAGAAGattgaagaaaagagaaagatccTTTGCTTCATCACCCCACAGGCCCCGCAGTGTTACGCTGAATATGTGACGTACACCGGCTCGTACCTGCTGGACGGCAAGCCTCTCAGCAAGCTCCACATCCCTGTG ATTGCCCCGCCTCCATCGCTGTCAGAACCTCTGAAGGAGCTTTTCAGACAACAGGAGGCAGTAAGAGGGAAGCTTCGATTGCAGCACAGCATAGAACGG GAGAAGCTGATTGTATCATGTGAGCAGGAGGTTTTAAGGGTCCACTGCAGAGCGGCCAGAACGATAGCCAACCAGGCTGTGCCATTCAGTGCCTGCACCATGCTGTTGGACTCTGAAGTGTACAATATGCCATCAGAGAGCCAG GGAGATGAGAACAAATCTGTGAGAGATCGCTTCAACGCTCGTCAGTTCATTTCCTGGATCCAGGATGTGGATGATAAATATGACCGTATGAAG ACATGTCTGTTGATGCGGCAGCAGCACGAGGCGGCAGCGCTCAACGCCGTGCAGAGGATGGAATGGCAGCTGAAGGTCCAGGAGCTGGACCCAGCGGGGCACAAGTCCCTCTGTGTCAACGAAGTGCCGTCCTTCTACGTGCCAATGGTCGACGTCAACGACGACTTTGTCCTGCTGCCGGCATGA